Proteins co-encoded in one Candidatus Atribacteria bacterium ADurb.Bin276 genomic window:
- the lacF_6 gene encoding Lactose transport system permease protein LacF produces the protein MKKKSIGIQKATYYNRLQKQGYIFILPTLLLFSLFLIYPMLDAFRLSLYEWNFAGSPLYIGLKNFIKLFTTKRFWSSYSVTLQFTFLSVFLLMFISFWLSLAFTSKLCWFKQLYQSMVFLPVILPMVAIAVVWKFMFQSTGLLSVVFLDIFGWNIPWLTSTKVAPYTMVLVNVWKFTGYYMVMFIAGLLNIPDVYHEAAKIDGAGFWRRLVHITLPLLKNTIILVFVSCAIFSFGTFALQYVMTGGGPSRSTEVLTLLIYKEAFEYTKFGYSAAISVMFFLTLFIFSIIQLKIFSSEAEV, from the coding sequence ATGAAGAAGAAAAGCATTGGAATTCAAAAAGCTACTTACTATAATCGGTTACAAAAACAAGGGTATATTTTTATTCTTCCAACCCTCCTGCTTTTCTCATTATTTCTTATTTATCCTATGTTAGATGCCTTTCGCCTATCGCTTTACGAATGGAATTTTGCCGGATCACCACTCTATATTGGGCTAAAAAACTTTATTAAGTTATTCACCACTAAAAGATTTTGGAGTTCCTATTCAGTCACCCTCCAATTCACCTTCCTTAGTGTCTTTCTTCTCATGTTTATATCCTTTTGGCTTTCTTTGGCTTTCACCAGCAAGTTGTGCTGGTTCAAACAATTATATCAATCGATGGTTTTCCTCCCGGTTATCCTGCCCATGGTTGCAATAGCTGTAGTTTGGAAATTTATGTTCCAAAGTACCGGATTGTTGTCGGTAGTTTTTCTGGATATATTTGGATGGAACATTCCCTGGCTTACATCAACCAAGGTAGCCCCCTATACTATGGTTTTGGTGAACGTTTGGAAATTCACCGGTTATTATATGGTCATGTTTATCGCTGGATTATTAAATATTCCTGATGTTTACCATGAGGCAGCGAAAATCGATGGAGCTGGTTTTTGGAGACGATTAGTACACATCACTCTGCCTCTTTTAAAAAATACTATAATTTTGGTTTTTGTATCCTGTGCCATATTTTCTTTCGGAACTTTTGCTTTGCAATATGTTATGACCGGCGGAGGACCAAGCCGATCTACCGAAGTCCTTACGCTTTTAATTTATAAAGAAGCTTTTGAATATACTAAGTTTGGTTATTCAGCGGCTATCTCGGTAATGTTTTTCTTGACTTTGTTTATCTTTTCAATCATTCAGCTGAAAATCTTTAGCTCAGAAGCTGAGGTCTAA
- a CDS encoding Bacterial extracellular solute-binding protein has translation MKKLTIVFVLLFLLISISIVWAQEEKINIVHYHWTQPPYDEINARAAKTFMEKYPNVNIEIIFIADPDMPTKVRTAALGGGGMDTFAMPNMQSAWFMANGICAEIMPSAFGKETIEEVLEMWQEGSLQKTGGFYNGKYYGIPFEMSSYVAWINTGHMKEAGLDPVANLPKTWKEFVDTCSKMTVRQNDVIVRNGFAINLKASVFPFLVLHSFMEQKGLDWPTEQGLKDSLDTPEALEALTTFTNFATKDGIFNPGLFDDEREGFGNGLCSSFLTGGSWYWGVLDSYSVAREDVAPIPYPRFEGGKDIGGPVYGYCVFVAEQSKNKEWAWKWLDHLASQPEAFIEHGYFQPRNSLDPALADKYILNNDVFDAERRNGAALLASPKFSETQDAVGEAIRRVVFGGMSNEESMNALKEELSDILE, from the coding sequence GTGAAAAAATTGACGATAGTTTTTGTCTTATTGTTTTTGTTGATATCGATTTCAATAGTATGGGCTCAAGAAGAAAAGATTAATATTGTTCATTACCACTGGACCCAGCCTCCTTATGATGAAATTAATGCTCGTGCTGCAAAAACCTTTATGGAAAAATACCCCAATGTCAACATAGAAATCATTTTTATAGCCGATCCTGATATGCCTACCAAAGTCAGAACCGCGGCCCTTGGGGGAGGAGGAATGGACACTTTCGCCATGCCCAACATGCAATCAGCCTGGTTCATGGCTAATGGTATATGTGCAGAAATAATGCCTTCGGCGTTTGGTAAAGAGACCATAGAAGAAGTTCTGGAGATGTGGCAAGAAGGCTCATTACAAAAAACCGGAGGTTTTTACAACGGGAAATATTATGGCATTCCTTTTGAAATGAGTAGTTATGTGGCATGGATTAATACTGGCCACATGAAAGAAGCTGGTTTAGATCCAGTCGCCAACTTACCCAAAACCTGGAAAGAGTTTGTCGATACCTGCAGTAAGATGACGGTTCGTCAAAATGATGTCATAGTCAGAAACGGTTTTGCCATCAATCTGAAAGCTTCAGTATTTCCATTTTTAGTTCTCCATAGCTTTATGGAGCAAAAAGGCTTAGATTGGCCAACCGAACAAGGATTAAAGGACAGTTTGGATACACCAGAAGCTCTTGAGGCTTTAACAACTTTCACCAATTTTGCCACCAAAGATGGAATATTCAATCCCGGTCTCTTTGATGATGAAAGAGAAGGGTTTGGAAATGGTCTTTGCAGTAGCTTCCTTACCGGTGGAAGCTGGTATTGGGGTGTCCTCGACAGTTATTCGGTAGCCCGAGAAGATGTGGCACCGATACCCTATCCTCGTTTTGAAGGTGGAAAAGATATCGGTGGACCGGTTTATGGGTACTGTGTATTTGTAGCCGAGCAGAGCAAAAATAAAGAATGGGCTTGGAAATGGCTTGACCATCTTGCCAGCCAACCGGAAGCTTTCATAGAACATGGGTATTTCCAGCCCAGAAATTCTTTGGATCCAGCACTTGCGGATAAATACATACTGAATAATGACGTTTTTGATGCCGAGAGACGGAATGGCGCCGCTCTTCTTGCTTCTCCAAAATTTAGTGAAACTCAAGATGCCGTTGGAGAAGCCATACGTCGGGTTGTCTTCGGAGGAATGTCCAACGAAGAATCTATGAACGCCCTGAAGGAAGAATTAAGCGATATTCTTGAATAA